A single genomic interval of Musa acuminata AAA Group cultivar baxijiao chromosome BXJ3-4, Cavendish_Baxijiao_AAA, whole genome shotgun sequence harbors:
- the LOC135635075 gene encoding receptor-like protein EIX2, producing the protein MATDSVYVLFFLLAFVCIQLIKPNVCDGALTAGCIPAERSALLEFKRGLEDPTNRLSSWVGEDCCKWEGVTCSNHTGHVVKLDLQNPDPFSDFGDEPYNNWTLGGNLASLEKLNLAFNSLQGGLPTSFKNLCKLKNLILTAINIRQDLLELDEIFSGCIKMSLEVLGLSGTNISGQLPEWLFQLRKLKSLQLEHNLISGPIPVSIGQLASLQELFLGQNQLNETIPESVGWLSQLVTLDLQHNNLEGVMSEAHFGNLTELKYLYLSSNSALKVKSNWLPPFQLDSLRMDSCKQGPEFPAWLQSQKNISEIVMSNASIIDAMPDWFWSLISTAVYVSVSGNQISGHVPNLLHVNNLYQLDLSSNYLEGPLPYFPPGLELLDLSNNSFSGTISLAIFTNMPNLQYLSFSENNLSGEIPFSICNLSVLQVLDLSKNMLSGELPSCWSNSSRIRVMDFSSNNISGVIPESICSIVWLQSLHLSNNSLSGELPLSLKDCGKLILLDAGHNDLKGEIPTWIGESLTSLRFLNLRSNMLAGDITPNLSQLSALQFLDLADNKLSGTIPRSFGNFTAMKVIGKFSSWITNSIGYKEQMLITTKGNTLDYDILLSLMNILDLSDNNLFGGVPEELTSLSGLFSLNLSGNHFTGEIIENISKLQQLESLDLSRNNFSGIIPSSLTVLTYLAHLNLSYNNLSGEIPLGNQLLTFNDPSIYIGNPDLCGFPLNQSCKDSETAQSQSNTDDRDKNEMIWFYTSIAPGFVVGFWAVWVP; encoded by the exons ATGGCTACAGACAGTGTCTACGTTCTCTTCTTCTTATTGGCCTTCGTATGCATTCAACTGATAAAACCCAACGTCTGCGACGGAGCTCTAACCGCAGGCTGCATCCCTGCCGAAAGAAGTGCTCTACTTGAGTTCAAACGAGGCCTGGAAGATCCTACCAACAGGCTGTCCTCTTGGGTGGGTGAAGACTGCTGCAAATGGGAGGGTGTGACGTGCAGCAATCATACTGGGCATGTCGTCAAGCTGGACCTCCAGAATCCGGATCCTTTCTCTGATTTTGGTGACGAGCCATACAACAACTGGACCTTAGGAG gtAACTTGGCTTCCCTCGAGAAACTTAATTTAGCTTTCAATTCTCTTCAAGGAGGATTACCCACTTCCTTCAAAAATCTGTGCAAGTTGAAGAATTTAATATTGACAGCCATCAATATCAGACAAGATTTGTTAGAACTTGATGAAATTTTCTCTGGTTGCATCAAGATGAGCCTAGAGGTTCTAGGCTTATCCGGCACGAATATCAGTGGGCAGTTGCCTGAATGGTTATTCCAACTCAGGAAGCTTAAATCACTCCAGTTGGAGCATAATCTGATTTCTGGGCCTATTCCTGTATCAATTGGacaactagcatcactccaaGAGCTCTTTCTTGGTCAAAATCAATTGAACGAAACAATACCAGAAAGCGTGGGGTGGCTGTCTCAGCTAGTTACTTTGGACCTCCAGCACAACAATTTGGAGGGTGTAATGTCTGAGGCGCATTTTGGAAACCTCACAGAATTGAAATACTTGTATTTGTCGTCCAACTCGGCTCTAAAGGTCAAGAGCAATTGGCTTCCTCCCTTCCAGCTTGATTCCCTTCGGATGGACTCTTGCAAACAGGGTCCTGAGTTCCCTGCATGGCTCCAGTCGcaaaaaaatatttcagaaattgttatgtctaatgctagtATTATTGATGCTATGCCAGACTGGTTTTGGAGCTTAATTTCCACAGCAGTGTACGTGAGTGTCTCCGGCAATCAGATCAGTGGCCACGTACCCAATTTATTGCATGTAAACAACCTCTACCAATTGGATTTAAGTTCAAACTACTTGGAGGGTCCTCTTCCATATTTTCCTCCTGGATTGGAATTATTAGATCTGTCAAACAATTCATTTTCGGGAACAATTTCACTTGCCATCTTCACGAATATGCCTAACCTccaatatttatcattttcagaAAACAATTTAAGTGGTGAAATTCCCTTCTCTATATGCAATCTGTCGGTCTTACAGGTTCTTGatctttcaaaaaatatgttATCAGGAGAGCTCCCCAGTTGTTGGAGTAATTCTTCCAGAATTAGAGTTATGGATTTTTCAAGCAACAACATATCTGGAGTTATTCCTGAGTCGATATGTTCCATAGTATGGCTTCAGTCGTTGCACTTGAGCAATAACAGTCTATCTGGAGAGCTGCCTTTGTCCTTGAAGGATTGTGGGAAATTAATCCTTCTTGATGCCggacataatgatttgaaaggtGAAATTCCAACCTGGATAGGTGAAAGTTTAACTAGTCTGAGGTTCCTCAATCTGCGATCAAATATGTTGGCCGGAGAtattactccaaatctttcacaaTTAAGTGCTCTCCAATTTCTCGACCTTGCAGATAATAAGTTGTCGGGAACTATTCCAAGGAGCTTTGGAAATTTTACTGCCATGAAAGTTATTGGAAAGTTTTCAAGTTGGATAACAAATTCAATAGGTTACAAGGAGCAGATGCTTATAACAACTAAAGGAAACACTCTAGACTATGATATCTTGCTTTCACTTATGAATATCTTGGACCTCTCAGATAATAACCTATTTGGAGGAGTACCCGAAGAACTCACAAGTCTTTCTGGCTTATTCAGCTTAAATTTATCTGGAAATCATTTCACAGGAGAAATCATTGAAAATATCAGTAAATTACAACAGTTGGAGTCCCTTGACTTGTCAAGAAACAATTTTTCTGGCATAATTCCTTCTAGCCTCACTGTCCTGACTTATTTGGCTCACTTGAATCTGTCATACAACAACTTGTCAGGGGAAATTCCTCTCGGTAATCAACTTCTGACTTTCAATGATCCATCGATCTATATTGGCAATCCTGATCTTTGTGGGTTTCCTTTGAATCAAAGTTGCAAAGACAGTGAGACAGCACAAAGTCAAAGTAATACAGATGATAGAGATAAGAATGAGATGATATGGTTCTACACGAGCATAGCACCAGGATTTGTTGTTGGTTTTTGGGCCGTCTGGGTACCTTAa
- the LOC135636786 gene encoding receptor-like protein EIX2 translates to MATDNVYIPFFLSAFIWIQLITPNICDGALTSGCIPAERSALLEFKRGLEDPTNRLSSWVSEDCCKWEGVTCSNHTGHVVKLDLHSPHPFSDDTLGGELRPSLLGLKHLKYLDLSMNNFGGIKIPEFMGSFHQLQYLNLSRAGLGGVLPHQLGNLSNLQYLDLYNDLDLIFVVPVREFSIGDALWISHLSSLKHLNLKNVKFQNGTHWLEALNMLPSIVEIYLSGCAIGRVPLSLPHVNFTSLSVLDLSHNFINSTIPSWLFNISGLEHLNLRANILQGSIPPAFVNLTSLRGLALANNPLQGGIPTSFKNMCKLQKLVLAGINISKDLLELNESFSGCIKMSLEHLELSGMNIRGQLPEWLFQLRKLKALYLGSNLISGSIPVSLGQLASLQELSLAQNQLEGIMSEAHLGNLTELKYLYLSFNSLTLKVKRNWLPPFQLDSLRMDSCKQGPEFPAWLQSQINISEIDISNAGIIDAMPNWFWSVISTAKYVSISDNQIGGHVPNLLHLNDLEDLDLSSNYFEGPLPYFPRGLSFLDLSNNSFSGTISLGIIMNMPDLIGLSFSKNNLSGTIPLSICQQPFLVALDLSKNMLSGELPNCWNNSSSIVVMDFSSNNISGVIPKSICSIASLQSLHLSSNSLSGELPLSLKDCTKLVLLDAGHNDLKGEIPTWIGESLTSLRFLNLRSNMLDGDIPPNLSKLSALQFLDLADNKLSGSIPRSFGNFTAMKVIGKFSSWMIDATSYKEQMLVTTKGRTQDYDESLSLMNILDLSDNNLFGGVPEELTSLSGLFSLNLSGNHFTGEIIENISKLQQLESLDLSRNNFSGTIPSGLAALTYLAHLNLSYNNLSGEIPLGNQLLTFTDPSIYIGNPGLCGFPLNQSCKASETTQGQNNADDRDENEMIWFYTSMAPGFVVGFWAVWGTLILNKNWNLYYFRFIDNMLDKVYVFTVLKVSRIRKRCCSQQG, encoded by the coding sequence ATGGCTACGGACAATGTCTATATTCCCTTCTTCTTATCGGCCTTCATATGGATTCAACTGATAACACCCAACATCTGCGACGGAGCTCTAACCTCAGGCTGCATCCCTGCCGAAAGAAGTGCTCTACTTGAGTTCAAACGAGGCCTGGAAGATCCTACCAACAGGCTGTCCTCTTGGGTGAGTGAAGACTGCTGCAAATGGGAGGGTGTGACTTGCAGCAATCACACTGGGCATGTCGTCAAGCTGGACCTCCACAGTCCGCATCCTTTCTCTGACGATACCTTAGGAGGTGAGTTGCGGCCTTCTTTGCTTGGCCTGAAGCACCTAAAGTACCTAGACCTAAGCATGAACAATTTTGGAGGCATTAAAATTCCAGAATTCATGGGTTCGTTCCATCAACTCCAATATCTTAACCTCTCCAGAGCTGGATTGGGTGGAGTCCTGCCTCACCAGCTGGGAAATCTCTCCAATCTGCAGTATCTAGACTTATACAATGACTTGGATCTCATTTTTGTGGTTCCGGTTCGTGAATTTAGCATTGGTGATGCACTCTGGATTTCTCACCTTTCTTCTCTAAAGCATCTCAACCTGAAGAATGTTAAGTTTCAAAATGGTACTCACTGGCTGGAAGCTCTGAACATGCTTCCTTCTATCGTGGAGATATACTTATCTGGATGTGCAATTGGACGTGTTCCCCTCTCTCTTCCACATGTGAACTTTACATCACTGTCTGTTCTTGATTTGTCTCATAATTTCATTAACTCTACGATACCCTCTTGGTTATTCAACATAAGCGGCCTTGAGCACCTTAATCTCCGTGCGAACATCCTTCAGGGTAGTATTCCACCAGCCTTTGTTAACTTGACTTCCCTCAGGGGCCTTGCTTTAGCTAACAATCCTCTTCAAGGAGGAATACCCACTTCCTTCAAAAATAtgtgcaagctgcagaaattagtaTTGGCAGGCATTAATATCAGCAAAGATTTGTTAGAACTTAATGAATCTTTTTCTGGTTGCATCAAGATGAGCTTAGAGCATCTAGAGTTATCCGGCATGAATATTCGTGGGCAGCTGCCTGAATGGTTATTCCAACTCAGGAAGCTTAAAGCACTCTATTTGGGGTCGAATCTGATTTCTGGTTCTATTCCTGTATCACTTGGacaactagcatcactccaaGAGCTCTCTCTTGCTCAAAATCAGTTGGAGGGTATAATGTCTGAGGCGCATCTTGGAAACCTCACAGAATTGAAATACTTATATTTATCGTTCAACTCCTTAACTCTGAAGGTGAAGAGAAATTGGCTTCCTCCCTTCCAGCTTGATTCCCTTCGGATGGACTCTTGCAAACAGGGTCCTGAGTTCCCTGCATGGCTCCAGTCACAAATAAATATTTCAGAAATTGATATATCTAATGCTGGTATTATTGACGCTATGCCAAACTGGTTTTGGAGCGTAATTTCCACAGCAAAGTACGTGAGTATCTCCGACAATCAGATCGGTGGTCATGTACCCAATTTATTGCATTTAAACGACCTTGAGGATTTGGATTTAAGTTCAAACTACTTCGAAGGTCCTCTTCCATATTTTCCTCGTGGATTGTCATTTTTAGATTTGTCAAACAACTCATTCTCAGGAACAATTTCACTTGGCATCATCATGAATATGCCGGACCTCATAGgtttatcattttcaaaaaacAATTTGAGTGGCACAATTCCGTTATCTATATGCCAACAGCCGTTCTTGGTGGCTCTTGatctttcaaaaaatatgttATCCGGAGAGCTCCCCAATTGCTGGAATAATTCTTCAAGTATTGTAGTTATGGATTTTTCAAGCAACAACATATCTGGAGTTATTCCTAAGTCAATATGTTCCATAGCATCACTTCAGTCGTTGCACTTGAGCAGTAATAGTTTATCTGGAGAGTTGCCTTTGTCCTTGAAAGATTGTACGAAATTAGTCCTTCTTGATGCTggacataatgatttgaaaggtGAAATTCCAACTTGGATCGGTGAAAGTTTAACTAGTCTGAGGTTCCTCAATCTACGATCAAATATGTTGGACGGAGATAttcctccaaatctttcaaaACTAAGTGCTCTCCAATTTCTCGACCTTGCAGATAATAAGTTGTCGGGAAGTATTCCAAGGAGCTTTGGAAATTTTACTGCCATGAAAGTTATTGGAAAGTTTTCAAGTTGGATGATAGATGCAACAAGTTACAAGGAGCAGATGCTAGTAACAACTAAAGGACGAACTCAAGACTATGATGAGTCACTTTCGCTTATGAATATCTTGGACCTCTCAGACAATAACTTATTTGGAGGAGTACCTGAAGAACTCACAAGTCTTTCTGGCTTATTCAGCTTAAATTTATCTGGAAATCATTTCACAGGAGAAATCATTGAAAATATCAGTAAATTACAACAGTTGGAGTCCCTTGACTTGTCAAGGAACAACTTTTCTGGCACAATTCCTTCTGGCCTCGCTGCCCTGACTTATTTGGCTCACTTGAACCTCTCATACAACAACTTGTCAGGGGAAATTCCTCTTGGTAATCAACTTCTGACCTTCACTGATCCATCGATCTATATTGGCAATCCTGGTCTTTGTGGGTTTCCTCTGAATCAAAGTTGCAAAGCCAGTGAgacaacacaaggtcaaaataatGCAGATGATAGAGATGAGAATGAGATGATATGGTTCTACACGAGCATGGCACCAGGATTTGTTGTTGGTTTCTGGGCAgtctggggtaccttaatacttaaTAAGAATTGGAACCTTTATTATTTCCGATTTATAGACAACATGCTTGACAAAGTATATGTGTTTACCGTACTGAAAGTTTCTAGGATCAGAAAACGTTGTTGTTCCCAGCAAGGATGA